In a single window of the Nitrospira sp. MA-1 genome:
- a CDS encoding VOC family protein, giving the protein MKAQYLGHVVFYVKNLEESLKFYRDVVGFQEVGQIFGGKAAALTSGRTHHELLLIEVGDVPGPPSGRRRGLYHIGIKVGDSLDELRTAKQDLDRAGITIEGMSDHTVSQSLYLQDPDGNEVELYVDAPEVDWKRDPTLVLAPIKPLVL; this is encoded by the coding sequence ATGAAAGCGCAATATTTAGGACATGTGGTGTTTTACGTCAAAAATCTCGAAGAGTCTTTGAAGTTCTATCGAGATGTGGTGGGGTTCCAGGAAGTCGGACAGATTTTTGGAGGAAAAGCGGCGGCGCTCACCTCCGGCCGGACTCATCATGAACTGTTGTTAATTGAAGTGGGCGATGTTCCTGGACCGCCTTCGGGAAGGAGACGGGGCCTCTATCACATTGGCATTAAAGTTGGAGATAGCCTGGATGAACTTCGTACTGCCAAGCAGGATCTCGATCGGGCCGGTATCACCATTGAAGGTATGAGTGACCATACGGTCAGCCAAAGTCTCTACCTTCAGGACCCCGATGGGAACGAAGTGGAACTCTATGTCGATGCACCGGAGGTGGATTGGAAGCGTGACCCGACATTGGTGCTGGCGCCGATCAAGCCCCTGGTGTTGTAA